One Falco biarmicus isolate bFalBia1 chromosome 9, bFalBia1.pri, whole genome shotgun sequence genomic region harbors:
- the TMEM254 gene encoding transmembrane protein 254 yields MAAGTGSERLRDGSCHFQRSRLIWMIAITFGMIVLGWVTLWPSTIPYSYLGIFGSFLNYLVENHHKWVCYGFWVSWLIHIVEAFYGVKLCQSKGITDPAIQFQWFIQTLLFGYASFGLLVSYKPSAKKHY; encoded by the exons ATGGCGGCGGGCACGGGCTCCGAGCGGCTCCGCGATGGCAGCTGCCACTTCCAGCGCTCCCGGCTCATCTGGATGATCGCCATCACCTTCGGCATGATCGTGCTCGGC tgggtAACGCTTTGGCCTTCAACTATACCTTATAGTTATTTGGGAATATTTGGTAGCTTCCTTAATTATTTAGTGGAAAACCACCACAAATGGGTATGCTATGG gTTCTGGGTATCCTGGTTGATTCACATAGTAGAAGCCTTCTACGGTGTTAAGTTATGCCA ATCTAAAGGAATCACTGACCCGGCAATTCAGTTTCAATGGTTCATTCAGACACTTTTATTTGGGTATGCTTCCTTTGGTCTTCTGGTGTCTTACAAACCTTCAGCCAAGAAGCACTACTAG